The Oncorhynchus masou masou isolate Uvic2021 chromosome 31, UVic_Omas_1.1, whole genome shotgun sequence genome includes a region encoding these proteins:
- the LOC135523684 gene encoding uncharacterized protein LOC135523684: MEMEESFSAQDPEFLSSAGSGVDLQPDTEQVETETISEDSAQLSIEAASVSSEQNQVSADLGRVYSQLAFITFRRQLLHNRRIMLLKMQQFRNKRKDREALSPTVSFPEESEPTELEAIEQELHDLVEREQELLQIQTDNNIGPDHKPLSDYTEELIAPYQGVYVLPSNTPENIKQYTQTTPPAAPEVPEDIVEVEKLNSDPAIVQCPICEQVITTETYRKIGGAAWMLCLVSSMLGCVAGCCLIPFCLDNLKDVRHRCPECHSNIYTAERM; the protein is encoded by the exons ATGGAAATGGAGGAGAGTTTTTCTGCTCAGGACCCAGAGTTCCTTTCATCAGCTGGATCAGGGGTAGACCTGCAGCCTGACACAGagcaggtagagacagagacaatcTCTGAAGACTCAGCGCAGCTCTCCATAGAGGCTGCGAGCGTCTCCTCTGAGCAAAACCAGGTCTCCGCCGATCTGGGTAGGGTGTACTCTCAGCTGGCCTTCATCACCTTCCGGAGGCAGCTGCTCCACAACCGGCGGATCATGCTGCTGAAGATGCAGCAGTTCAGAAATAAGAGAAAAGACAGGGAAG cTCTGTCCCCGACAGTCTCTTTCCCAGAGGAGTCTGAGCCTACAGAGCTGGAGGCCATAGAACAGGAGCTACATGATCTGGTGGAAAGAGAACAGGAGCtactacagatacagacagacaacaacattggACCGGATCACAAACCACTGTCAG actATACAGAGGAACTCATTGCCCCCTATCAAGGAGTGTATGTCCTACCGAGTAACACACCAGAGAACATTAAACAATATACACAGACTACACCTCCTGCTGCgccag agGTCCCAGAGGACATAGTGGAGGTGGAGAAGCTCAATAGTGACCCAGCGATCGTCCAATGCCCTATCTGCGAGCAGGTCATCACCACGGAAACGTATCGCAAAATAGGAGGGGCAGCCTGGATGCTATGCCTTGTGTCCAGCATGTTAGG GTGTGTGGCTGGGTGCTGTCTCATCCCCTTCTGCTTGGACAACCTAAAGGACGTCAGACATCGATGCCCTGAGTGTCACAGCAACATCTACACCGCAGAACGGATGTGA